The DNA sequence TGGTGCCAACACCATGCAAACCAAACTCTGGTGGGCGAAGTAGTGTCCATCCCCTGCCAGGGGTAGCAAAGACCCCTTAGAAGTTCTTCTCGATTGCTTTTCTGGCTTCCTCGAACGCGCCCGGCAAGGGCGCGTTTCGTTTTACGATCTTGCCAACCCGGTTAATGACCGTAGCCGACAGTCGGTCTTCGGAGCGCAGGCGCCCTGCCACGTCCATCAACTGGTCTTCGGTGAGCATCAGATGATCGCCGGAGAGGTTATTCTTGGTGGCAAATTCTGCCCAGAGCGTAGACTCGCCTTCAATGACCGGCAAATAGACAAGGGCGAAATCACGACTTTTGTACGTACTGCGTAACCGTTGCGCGTCGAGGGCCGCCTGCCGTTCCACATCCGTTGCCGTCGATGTCATCAGCACGTAGATCACTTTACCCCGGTTGGCCGCGATGATCTGATCAAACAGGGCAGCGCTACTACCCAGCGCATTTCGCGTGACAAAAACGCCCGGCGATATCTCCGTACTCCCAGCTTTATCGGACCGTTCTTTCAACGTTTTCAGGGCCGCCCGCACGCGGGTGCTATCGCTCACCTGAAGCCAGTATACTTCATCCAGCGATTGCCCCAGCTGCGGATCAGTAACTTGTGGGCGGGCGTAGCTGTAAAGTAACTTGGCGAAGTCGAGCGTCAGCGTAGGCAGGGAATTGGCCAGCCAGAACGCCGTGAGGTAACTGACTGACTCTTCGTCAAACTCTTCTTTACTACGCCGGATCATGTTCTCGTAGGCGGCCAGCCGCTGGATGGTATCACTACTGCGTTTGACCAGATTCTGGAAGAACCGAAGATCGGCTCCTTTGGCTGTGCTGGTGTTATCCAGGTACCCGCGCAGCCGTGTTTGTTCGGTTTCGCTCAGGTTACGACCGTAGCGCAGCAACAGCGAAGAAAGTGTCTGCACCGTAAGTCCCCCGCTGGCGCCCGCTTCCGGGGTGGAAATTCGCGTCGATGCGTAAGCGGCAAACTGGTTCATGGCAACCGCACGGGAAGCCGTCAGCAGCCGGTCGCCAGACGGACGCAGGGTGTCGTTTAATGACACGGGCAGTTTGGTGGACTCTGCCACCGCCTTATCATAGACAAAGCTAGCCGCATTGTAGCGGTTTGTTGAGCCAATCCAGCTTACCAACAGCGGAAACGGTTTCTGGCGGGCCGCAAACTGCCAGAAGGGTGTCTGGTAGGCAACCGTTACGATGCGATACGTTTCAACGGCGCTTTTGGAGCCTACCTGATCGGACAATTTGCGGTTATCGGGCTTGTTAGGAAATGCGGCTTCAAACGCCTTGTATCGGGAAAACTGGGTGTTTACCTGCGCGTTTACCCCGCCAAACTTAAACGGAACGGCCGCGGTAAACAGCGAATCGGCGTCCAGGTCGATGCTTAGGGTACCAGGCGCGGCAAGAAAAGCCGTTGAGATGCGGCCGTAGTTAAAGTACATTTCCTCCTGCGGATAAATCAGCGGCAGGGCTACCCGAAACGTGCCATCTACGTTGAGCGGGGCCGGACGAACCAGTTCGCGGCTGGCCTGCAGGATGTTATTGCGGCTCACCAACACGGTTGGTGATTCCCGGTAGAGCCGTGCCGACAAATTTTTGATGCGCCCCGTAACGATCACCGAATCGGTCTGGGCAAACGAGAGCACTGGGATGAGCAGGCTAAGAGCAAGTAATAGACGCATAGCGCAAATAACGAATATCCGGTTCTGAATAGCGAACATGGATGTAACCACTAGAAGCAGGACTTCGTTACTCGCTCGCCTGAATTCGGCCAGTCGGTTTGCCCAAACCTTATTTGGTTTTGATCCCGTGGTATTGTTCGTCTTCCTGGTAATCCCGACGCAGTGGATGGCCGTTCCAGTCGGTGGGCAGCAGGATCCGACGCAGGTCGGGATGGCTCGCAAAATTGATGCCTACCAGGTCATAGGCTTCCCGCTCGTGCCAGTCGGCAGTGCGCCACACCGACACGACGCTCGGCACCGACGGTAGTCGATTTCCACCGGGTTCGCGCGGCACCGTTAGTTTAAGCATCAGATTGTGCTCATAGGGAATTGAGGTGAGGTTATACACGACCTCCATGGTACCCGTTTCCGGTCCGTTATCAATTGCCGTCACGCACGCCAGCAAGTCGAAGAATGTCCGTTCATCGTCGCGCAGAAACTGGCAAACCTCAACGAGCCGATCTGCCCCAATCGTGAGATACGGCTGTGGATTCGTCGTGTTTGCTACGACTACGTCAGAACCAAATTGAGTAGTTAGCAGGTCGGTTAATTCAGTAAACGTCATAAATTTATTCGTGTAAGCACGGTCAGATTGATCAAGACGGCTTGGAGTGACCGTATAACGCTAGGTTGAGAACCCAGACATCACTGGTCCATAACACCCGTCACGCCAGCCAGGCCAGCCACTGCATCCAGTTTTCGACCCAGAACAGAAATTTAGTGGCAAACTTAGCCGCCGGGGCTGAAGATGGTTCCAGCGTCAGGCTGTTGTTGTTGAGGTTAATATCCATGTAAATCGTCTGCTCCGGATCAACAGTAGCCCAGAGTACTTTCGACTTTCTGTTGACCGTAAACGTCTGTCGGCGGGCTTTACCGTTCCAGGGCAACAGCTGCTCTTTTCCGTCCTCGAAATGAACCAGTATGTCTACCGGCATCTGACCATCACCTTTCCGCTCTGCGGTTATGGTCGACTGCCACTGCCCGTTCGTTTCCCTGTTCTGAATACGTGACAGCTGATAGTCAACAACGGCTTCCCCATAGAGCGCCTGGTCGAAAAACCAGTTCATATCAGGGCCGTACTTACTACCGAGTCGTTTGGGCACAATTTCATTGACGATGGCGATGAAGCTGTTGGCATTAGGGTGTTTAAACCGCCACCGGATAAAGTAAGTCTGCATGATCTCGTCCATCACCTTCCGGCCCACCAGCCCTTCCAGCGTCCGGAGCCAGGTAGCGGTTTTGGAATAGGTCAGTACCCCGTACTGTCCTTCGGGTAATTGCCACGTATTACCGAACGATGATCCGATAGCGGGATTATCTTGGTGTACATACTGGTCGCGCGAACTCTCCAGATCACCCATTTTGAAGCCAAACAGATCAATTTGCGACGACCGGGGGCCGTACCATTCTTCCATGATGCGGCCTTCGTAATACTGATTGAACCCTTCGTCGAGCCAGGCTTCCTCGAACTCGTTGCTGGCCAGCAGTTGCATGAAGTATTGGTGCCCAAACTCGTGTACCGTCACAATTTCGGGGAACCGGGCACCATCGGGGACAAACCAGGCCGTACCTGCCGTGATGAACGTTGGGTACTCCATACCTCCCGAACCACTGGCGTCCAGGGGCGGGTCAACGATGGTCAGATTTGGAAACGGGTAGTTGCCGAGGTGTTTATCAAAATAAGCCAGCGCGGCTTTTGCCGCATCCAGATGGCGCTGCGCCTGGTGCACATGCTCCGGCTGCATGAGCAGTTCGATGTGCACAGCTCCACCCGACGGGCGTTTCCAGTTACCCTCGACCACCTGAAAATGGGGCGATGCCGTCCAGGCGAAATCAACCACATCGTCGGCATGCCAGCGCGTCGTTTTTGTGTTATTGGGCCCGGCCTTTTCGCCCGTCATCAACCCCGTTGCCCCCACCCAGTATTGTTTGGGCGTGGTGATGGCTACGTCGTAGGTACCGTAATCGGCATAAAACTCCGAATGGGCGTGAAACTGGTGGCAGTTCCACTGGCCCTGTTTGGCGTAGCGCGTGCCGGCGGGTTCATACACCCCTATCTTCGGGAACCACTGCCCAACGAGGAAATAGTCGCGACTGAATCCCGTCCGGGCAAATATTTTAGGGAGTCTGCCTTTAAAAACAATGTCGAGTACAATGGTCTCGCCCGGACCAACGGGTTTATCGAGTGGCACTCGGACTACGGTACGATCATCCGAGTTACCGTCGTCGGGCTGAACAAAGGCGTACGCCAGCGCACCGCCCCCGCGCACGTTCATGGACGTAATATCGATGAAGCCGTAGGGGTTTTCGGCTGCGTTCCGGTCAATCTGATCGCCCCGTAACTGCCCGCCCGATTCGCGCATAAACGTCGATCGCTCGTTCCGAAAGGCGTTTAGGTACAGGTGAAATCGCAACTCCCGAATTACGTCGGTCGATGGGTTGCGCCAGGTAAGCGTTTCCCGGCCGGTTAGTTTTTTCGTAGCCGGGTCAAGCGTGACATCAATCTGGTAGTTGGCCAGGCGCGGACTCAGGGCCTGAGTTCCACGAGCGGGCGTCGGGGTTTGCGCCAGGCTGGACATCGCAATGGCCAGCAGGAACAGGAACAGAATGGATTTCATGACCGGATCAGTTCGGAAGTGGGAGCTAAGTACCGAAAAACCGGGCGGGATTGCAACCTGGACCGGTTCGTGTACTGCCACCTGTTTCTGATCGATCAACTGTCCTCCGTACTCAACCGGACATAGTTACCCACATAGTCGCGTGCAGTTATCCACAATCCATCACTGAATTGTGGATAACTGCACCCTGTAAGGCTACAACTAAGAAAATACTCAGGGAATAGGCGCCGGATTGATACCCATGCCTTTGGATGCATTCAGGTCCGTTGGGCCGGTATGAAGCGGGTTGGCAAGCAGCGCATCCCGAATTTCAGTCAGCAACACCTCTTCTTTGGTAGGGGCGGGCGGCACATCAACCGATTCGGCTTTGACGCGCATCAGCCGGTTCATGGCCCGAATCAACAGAA is a window from the Spirosoma rigui genome containing:
- a CDS encoding M1 family metallopeptidase, producing MKSILFLFLLAIAMSSLAQTPTPARGTQALSPRLANYQIDVTLDPATKKLTGRETLTWRNPSTDVIRELRFHLYLNAFRNERSTFMRESGGQLRGDQIDRNAAENPYGFIDITSMNVRGGGALAYAFVQPDDGNSDDRTVVRVPLDKPVGPGETIVLDIVFKGRLPKIFARTGFSRDYFLVGQWFPKIGVYEPAGTRYAKQGQWNCHQFHAHSEFYADYGTYDVAITTPKQYWVGATGLMTGEKAGPNNTKTTRWHADDVVDFAWTASPHFQVVEGNWKRPSGGAVHIELLMQPEHVHQAQRHLDAAKAALAYFDKHLGNYPFPNLTIVDPPLDASGSGGMEYPTFITAGTAWFVPDGARFPEIVTVHEFGHQYFMQLLASNEFEEAWLDEGFNQYYEGRIMEEWYGPRSSQIDLFGFKMGDLESSRDQYVHQDNPAIGSSFGNTWQLPEGQYGVLTYSKTATWLRTLEGLVGRKVMDEIMQTYFIRWRFKHPNANSFIAIVNEIVPKRLGSKYGPDMNWFFDQALYGEAVVDYQLSRIQNRETNGQWQSTITAERKGDGQMPVDILVHFEDGKEQLLPWNGKARRQTFTVNRKSKVLWATVDPEQTIYMDINLNNNSLTLEPSSAPAAKFATKFLFWVENWMQWLAWLA
- a CDS encoding NADH-quinone oxidoreductase subunit C → MTFTELTDLLTTQFGSDVVVANTTNPQPYLTIGADRLVEVCQFLRDDERTFFDLLACVTAIDNGPETGTMEVVYNLTSIPYEHNLMLKLTVPREPGGNRLPSVPSVVSVWRTADWHEREAYDLVGINFASHPDLRRILLPTDWNGHPLRRDYQEDEQYHGIKTK